One window of the Lepisosteus oculatus isolate fLepOcu1 chromosome 24, fLepOcu1.hap2, whole genome shotgun sequence genome contains the following:
- the LOC102694050 gene encoding adenylate kinase isoenzyme 5 isoform X2, whose product MNTNDAKDYLSKREIPQLFESMLTGLMYHRPEDPLMYLENCLQKARELGGPERVRWDTFISPDRRPLPPINGGQGKKTVSRADPGPGPGPGPYRRYDRLPPIQAQFSIESDSDMTESSGLIQEYDVFDPSKSRPHIIFVIGGPGSGKGTQSTKMACRYGYVCISVGEILRNQLLHHAPSDRKWELIAQIIANGELAPQETTIEELKHQFIKQQDAKGFIVDGFPREIAQAFTFEEQIGSPDLVVLLACSNQQLRQRLEKRAAQQGRPDDNAHAIERRLETFKQNINLIAKYYQERALIIDADREEDDIFADISAVVEERLFPKGLETEGYTDPDLLEDNEDAEPSSAMVEIEGFQNTEHITMADKLKDSKIIFVVGGPGSGKGTQCEKIVAKYGYTHLSTGDLLRAEVGSGSERGKKLSAIMEKGELVPLDTVLDMLKDAMIAKADVSKGFLIDGYPREVKQGEEFEKKIGPPTLLLYVDAGADTMVKRLLKRGETSGRVDDNEETIKKRLDTYYKATEPVIAFYEGRGIVRKIHAEGTVDDVFKQVCTALDALK is encoded by the exons AGCATGCTGACTGGACTGATGTATCACCGGCCCGAGGACCCCTTAATGTATCTAGAGAACTGCCTGCAGAAAGCCCGGGAACTGGGCGGCCCTGAGCGCGTCCGCTGGGACACATTCATCAGCCCAGACCGCCGGCCACTGCCCCCCATCAATGGAGGACAAGGCAAGAAAACAGTCTCCAGAGCTG ATCCTGGGCCAGGCCCAGGCCCAGGCCCTTATCGACGGTATGACCGTCTTCCTCCCATCCAGGCCCAGTTTTCCATCGAGAGCGACTCCGACATGACCGAATCGTCTGGATTAATCCAGGAGTATGATGTCTTTGATCCTTCCAAATCCCGGCCGCATATCATCTTTGTCATTG GAGGACCAGGCAGTGGGAAAGGCACACAGTCCACGAAAATGGCATGTCGCTATGGGTATGTCTGCATCTCCGTAGGGGAGATCCTGCGCAACCAGCTGCTTCATCATGCGCCTAGTGACCGGAAGTGGGAACTCATTGCACAGATCATCGCCAATGGAGAGCTGGCACCTCAG GAGACCACCATTGAGGAGCTGAAACACCAGTTCATCAAGCAACAGGACGCCAAGGGCTTTATTGTTGATGGCTTCCCCCGAGAGATTGCCCAAGCTTTCACCTTTGAAGAGCAG ATTGGATCACCTGATTTGGTGGTCCTACTTGCGTGCTCCAATCAGCAACTCCGTCAGCGTCTGGAGAAACGAGCTGCCCAGCAGGGACGCCCTGATGACAATGCCCATGCCATTGAGAGACGGCTGGAAACCTTCAAACAAAACATCAACCTCATTGCCAAATACTACCAAGAAAGAGCGCTCATT ATTGATGCTGATCGGGAAGAGGATGATATTTTTGCTGACATAAGTGCAGTAGTGGAGGAGAGGCTGTTTCCCAAGGGCCTGGAGACTGAAg GATACACTGACCCTGATCTTCTGGAAGACAACGAAGATGCAGAGCCCTCTAGTGCTATGGTGGAG ATCGAAGGATTTCAGAACACTGAACACATCACCATGGCAG ATAAACTGAAGGACAGCAAGATCATCTTTGTTGTCG GCGGTCCTGGTTCTGGGAAGGGCACCCAGTGCGAAAAGATCGTGGCCAAGTATGGctacactcacctgtccaccgGAGACCTGCTCAGGGCAGAGGTTGGCTCGGGGTCAGAGAGAGGCAAGAAGTTGTCTGCAATCATGGAGAAGGGAGAGCTGGTCCCCTTG gacACAGTTCTGGACATGCTGAAAGACGCCATGATTGCCAAGGCCGATGTCTCAAAGGGCTTCCTGATTGATGGCTACCCTCGGGAGGTCAAACAGGGAGAGGAGTTTGAGAAGAAG ATTGGGCCCCCTACCCTGCTGCTGTACGTCGATGCAGGCGCAGACACCATGGTGAAGAGGCTGCTGAAGCGTGGCGAGACCAGCGGGAGAGTCGACGACAACGAGGAGACCATCAAGAAGCGCCTGGACACCTACTACAAGGCCACCGAGCCCGTCATCGCCTTCTACGAGGGCCGTGGCATTGTCAGAAAG ATACACGCAGAAGGCACTGTCGATGATGTCTTCAAGCAGGTGTGCACTGCTCTGGATGCCTTGAAGTAA
- the LOC102694050 gene encoding adenylate kinase isoenzyme 5 isoform X3, with protein MDDAHSASMLTGLMYHRPEDPLMYLENCLQKARELGGPERVRWDTFISPDRRPLPPINGGQGKKTVSRADPGPGPGPGPYRRYDRLPPIQAQFSIESDSDMTESSGLIQEYDVFDPSKSRPHIIFVIGGPGSGKGTQSTKMACRYGYVCISVGEILRNQLLHHAPSDRKWELIAQIIANGELAPQETTIEELKHQFIKQQDAKGFIVDGFPREIAQAFTFEEQIGSPDLVVLLACSNQQLRQRLEKRAAQQGRPDDNAHAIERRLETFKQNINLIAKYYQERALIVRIDADREEDDIFADISAVVEERLFPKGLETEGYTDPDLLEDNEDAEPSSAMVEIEGFQNTEHITMADKLKDSKIIFVVGGPGSGKGTQCEKIVAKYGYTHLSTGDLLRAEVGSGSERGKKLSAIMEKGELVPLDTVLDMLKDAMIAKADVSKGFLIDGYPREVKQGEEFEKKIGPPTLLLYVDAGADTMVKRLLKRGETSGRVDDNEETIKKRLDTYYKATEPVIAFYEGRGIVRKIHAEGTVDDVFKQVCTALDALK; from the exons AGCATGCTGACTGGACTGATGTATCACCGGCCCGAGGACCCCTTAATGTATCTAGAGAACTGCCTGCAGAAAGCCCGGGAACTGGGCGGCCCTGAGCGCGTCCGCTGGGACACATTCATCAGCCCAGACCGCCGGCCACTGCCCCCCATCAATGGAGGACAAGGCAAGAAAACAGTCTCCAGAGCTG ATCCTGGGCCAGGCCCAGGCCCAGGCCCTTATCGACGGTATGACCGTCTTCCTCCCATCCAGGCCCAGTTTTCCATCGAGAGCGACTCCGACATGACCGAATCGTCTGGATTAATCCAGGAGTATGATGTCTTTGATCCTTCCAAATCCCGGCCGCATATCATCTTTGTCATTG GAGGACCAGGCAGTGGGAAAGGCACACAGTCCACGAAAATGGCATGTCGCTATGGGTATGTCTGCATCTCCGTAGGGGAGATCCTGCGCAACCAGCTGCTTCATCATGCGCCTAGTGACCGGAAGTGGGAACTCATTGCACAGATCATCGCCAATGGAGAGCTGGCACCTCAG GAGACCACCATTGAGGAGCTGAAACACCAGTTCATCAAGCAACAGGACGCCAAGGGCTTTATTGTTGATGGCTTCCCCCGAGAGATTGCCCAAGCTTTCACCTTTGAAGAGCAG ATTGGATCACCTGATTTGGTGGTCCTACTTGCGTGCTCCAATCAGCAACTCCGTCAGCGTCTGGAGAAACGAGCTGCCCAGCAGGGACGCCCTGATGACAATGCCCATGCCATTGAGAGACGGCTGGAAACCTTCAAACAAAACATCAACCTCATTGCCAAATACTACCAAGAAAGAGCGCTCATTGTGAGG ATTGATGCTGATCGGGAAGAGGATGATATTTTTGCTGACATAAGTGCAGTAGTGGAGGAGAGGCTGTTTCCCAAGGGCCTGGAGACTGAAg GATACACTGACCCTGATCTTCTGGAAGACAACGAAGATGCAGAGCCCTCTAGTGCTATGGTGGAG ATCGAAGGATTTCAGAACACTGAACACATCACCATGGCAG ATAAACTGAAGGACAGCAAGATCATCTTTGTTGTCG GCGGTCCTGGTTCTGGGAAGGGCACCCAGTGCGAAAAGATCGTGGCCAAGTATGGctacactcacctgtccaccgGAGACCTGCTCAGGGCAGAGGTTGGCTCGGGGTCAGAGAGAGGCAAGAAGTTGTCTGCAATCATGGAGAAGGGAGAGCTGGTCCCCTTG gacACAGTTCTGGACATGCTGAAAGACGCCATGATTGCCAAGGCCGATGTCTCAAAGGGCTTCCTGATTGATGGCTACCCTCGGGAGGTCAAACAGGGAGAGGAGTTTGAGAAGAAG ATTGGGCCCCCTACCCTGCTGCTGTACGTCGATGCAGGCGCAGACACCATGGTGAAGAGGCTGCTGAAGCGTGGCGAGACCAGCGGGAGAGTCGACGACAACGAGGAGACCATCAAGAAGCGCCTGGACACCTACTACAAGGCCACCGAGCCCGTCATCGCCTTCTACGAGGGCCGTGGCATTGTCAGAAAG ATACACGCAGAAGGCACTGTCGATGATGTCTTCAAGCAGGTGTGCACTGCTCTGGATGCCTTGAAGTAA
- the LOC102694050 gene encoding adenylate kinase isoenzyme 5 isoform X1: MNTNDAKDYLSKREIPQLFESMLTGLMYHRPEDPLMYLENCLQKARELGGPERVRWDTFISPDRRPLPPINGGQGKKTVSRADPGPGPGPGPYRRYDRLPPIQAQFSIESDSDMTESSGLIQEYDVFDPSKSRPHIIFVIGGPGSGKGTQSTKMACRYGYVCISVGEILRNQLLHHAPSDRKWELIAQIIANGELAPQETTIEELKHQFIKQQDAKGFIVDGFPREIAQAFTFEEQIGSPDLVVLLACSNQQLRQRLEKRAAQQGRPDDNAHAIERRLETFKQNINLIAKYYQERALIVRIDADREEDDIFADISAVVEERLFPKGLETEGYTDPDLLEDNEDAEPSSAMVEIEGFQNTEHITMADKLKDSKIIFVVGGPGSGKGTQCEKIVAKYGYTHLSTGDLLRAEVGSGSERGKKLSAIMEKGELVPLDTVLDMLKDAMIAKADVSKGFLIDGYPREVKQGEEFEKKIGPPTLLLYVDAGADTMVKRLLKRGETSGRVDDNEETIKKRLDTYYKATEPVIAFYEGRGIVRKIHAEGTVDDVFKQVCTALDALK, translated from the exons AGCATGCTGACTGGACTGATGTATCACCGGCCCGAGGACCCCTTAATGTATCTAGAGAACTGCCTGCAGAAAGCCCGGGAACTGGGCGGCCCTGAGCGCGTCCGCTGGGACACATTCATCAGCCCAGACCGCCGGCCACTGCCCCCCATCAATGGAGGACAAGGCAAGAAAACAGTCTCCAGAGCTG ATCCTGGGCCAGGCCCAGGCCCAGGCCCTTATCGACGGTATGACCGTCTTCCTCCCATCCAGGCCCAGTTTTCCATCGAGAGCGACTCCGACATGACCGAATCGTCTGGATTAATCCAGGAGTATGATGTCTTTGATCCTTCCAAATCCCGGCCGCATATCATCTTTGTCATTG GAGGACCAGGCAGTGGGAAAGGCACACAGTCCACGAAAATGGCATGTCGCTATGGGTATGTCTGCATCTCCGTAGGGGAGATCCTGCGCAACCAGCTGCTTCATCATGCGCCTAGTGACCGGAAGTGGGAACTCATTGCACAGATCATCGCCAATGGAGAGCTGGCACCTCAG GAGACCACCATTGAGGAGCTGAAACACCAGTTCATCAAGCAACAGGACGCCAAGGGCTTTATTGTTGATGGCTTCCCCCGAGAGATTGCCCAAGCTTTCACCTTTGAAGAGCAG ATTGGATCACCTGATTTGGTGGTCCTACTTGCGTGCTCCAATCAGCAACTCCGTCAGCGTCTGGAGAAACGAGCTGCCCAGCAGGGACGCCCTGATGACAATGCCCATGCCATTGAGAGACGGCTGGAAACCTTCAAACAAAACATCAACCTCATTGCCAAATACTACCAAGAAAGAGCGCTCATTGTGAGG ATTGATGCTGATCGGGAAGAGGATGATATTTTTGCTGACATAAGTGCAGTAGTGGAGGAGAGGCTGTTTCCCAAGGGCCTGGAGACTGAAg GATACACTGACCCTGATCTTCTGGAAGACAACGAAGATGCAGAGCCCTCTAGTGCTATGGTGGAG ATCGAAGGATTTCAGAACACTGAACACATCACCATGGCAG ATAAACTGAAGGACAGCAAGATCATCTTTGTTGTCG GCGGTCCTGGTTCTGGGAAGGGCACCCAGTGCGAAAAGATCGTGGCCAAGTATGGctacactcacctgtccaccgGAGACCTGCTCAGGGCAGAGGTTGGCTCGGGGTCAGAGAGAGGCAAGAAGTTGTCTGCAATCATGGAGAAGGGAGAGCTGGTCCCCTTG gacACAGTTCTGGACATGCTGAAAGACGCCATGATTGCCAAGGCCGATGTCTCAAAGGGCTTCCTGATTGATGGCTACCCTCGGGAGGTCAAACAGGGAGAGGAGTTTGAGAAGAAG ATTGGGCCCCCTACCCTGCTGCTGTACGTCGATGCAGGCGCAGACACCATGGTGAAGAGGCTGCTGAAGCGTGGCGAGACCAGCGGGAGAGTCGACGACAACGAGGAGACCATCAAGAAGCGCCTGGACACCTACTACAAGGCCACCGAGCCCGTCATCGCCTTCTACGAGGGCCGTGGCATTGTCAGAAAG ATACACGCAGAAGGCACTGTCGATGATGTCTTCAAGCAGGTGTGCACTGCTCTGGATGCCTTGAAGTAA